A genomic segment from Microthrixaceae bacterium encodes:
- a CDS encoding PH domain-containing protein: MAFPRSHLHENEQIVIDRSPHWWYLTPRALLLVVASALGIWALVYDFEDGSRWQQPVRVIVGLLVAAAFLNFLVRFIQWRATHFVITTDRCIYRSGVLKKSGIEIPLERINTVLFSQTVFERILGAGDIAIESAGEGSRQNFSDVSNPVQVQNMIYRQIEENENRKYDRIGVEAREAAAASAAASGIPQPTAVLSVAEQLHKLAELRDRGVLTEEQFETQKRALLGE, translated from the coding sequence GTGGCCTTTCCTCGATCGCACCTTCACGAGAACGAACAGATCGTCATCGACCGGTCCCCCCACTGGTGGTATCTGACACCGAGGGCGCTGTTGTTGGTCGTCGCCTCTGCGCTCGGGATCTGGGCACTGGTCTACGACTTCGAGGACGGATCGCGCTGGCAACAACCCGTGCGTGTGATCGTCGGGTTGTTGGTGGCGGCGGCGTTCCTGAACTTCCTCGTTCGGTTCATTCAGTGGCGCGCCACCCACTTCGTCATCACGACCGATCGCTGCATCTATCGATCTGGCGTGCTCAAGAAGTCGGGAATCGAGATCCCACTCGAGCGCATCAACACCGTCTTGTTCTCCCAGACCGTGTTCGAACGGATCCTCGGAGCCGGCGATATCGCCATCGAGTCCGCAGGTGAGGGTTCGCGCCAGAACTTCTCCGACGTGAGCAATCCGGTTCAGGTGCAGAACATGATCTATCGACAGATCGAGGAGAACGAGAACCGCAAGTACGACCGCATCGGGGTCGAGGCGCGCGAGGCGGCAGCGGCCTCGGCAGCCGCCTCGGGGATCCCTCAGCCGACGGCGGTGCTGAGCGTCGCCGAACAGCTCCACAAGCTGGCCGAGCTGCGCGATCGCGGCGTGCTCACCGAGGAGCAGTTCGAAACTCAGAAGCGGGCGTTGCTCGGCGAGTAG
- a CDS encoding ATP-dependent DNA helicase UvrD2, with translation MDLEVPTLPDDADGNDPTLLTATRDRLLGGLNPNQRAAVLSDAAVLRIIAGAGSGKTRVLTRRIARRVADTEVDPRRVLAVTFTRKAAAELRNRIDHLGLRGGINAGTFHSIAYSQLRSRWEERGIAPPALLDRKFGLVASLLPRDHARSATLPLDVISEIEWAKARMIPASDYAAQATAAARRLPIDATAIADLYQRYEQEKLARRMVDFDDILRLATRDLEADAEYAAARRWRFRHLFVDEFQDVNPLQFRLLQAWVGGVPDLCVVGDPNQAIYAWNGADSRYLDDFETLFPGAQTIDLSDNYRSTPQILGLANTVLTLAPSRRFDLQPNRPDGAVPTIASYDSETAEAQGVARAARDAHRPGDRWGDQAVLVRTNAQLAVFEEAFSKARIPFRSRGKGRFLDQPEIKSALSRLKRSGGQLSTRLSDLDEALASGADLDGERLAEDRLANVAELVRLGREYLDLEPGGDVAGFGSFLRTSLRSDDGTGGTDAVELATFHAAKGLEWPTVYVCGLEKGLVPIHYAETSESVAEEIRLFYVAVTRAERHLRLSWCEKRSFGSRVQSRERSPLLDTVELAIELLRENTRPVDLQASIAALGAQRARLRSTDGGPRPQRSRRGAALDDLSAEERKLMDELRAWRKDLARLANAPAFTIFSDQTLIEIVRTAPSNRRELLAVNGVGPVKVERYGDDLLRIIASHG, from the coding sequence ATGGATCTAGAGGTACCGACCCTGCCCGACGACGCCGACGGCAACGACCCCACACTGCTCACCGCGACGCGCGATCGGCTGCTCGGCGGGCTCAACCCGAACCAACGAGCCGCGGTGCTCAGCGACGCTGCGGTGCTGCGCATCATCGCCGGCGCCGGTTCGGGAAAGACCCGCGTTCTCACCCGTCGAATCGCTCGGCGCGTCGCCGACACCGAGGTCGACCCGCGCCGAGTTCTCGCCGTCACCTTCACCCGCAAGGCCGCAGCGGAGCTGCGCAACCGCATCGACCACCTCGGCTTGCGCGGCGGAATAAACGCCGGAACCTTCCATTCCATTGCCTACTCGCAGCTGCGCAGCCGCTGGGAGGAGCGCGGCATCGCTCCCCCAGCGCTGCTCGACCGCAAGTTCGGGCTCGTGGCGTCGCTGTTGCCCCGAGATCACGCCCGTTCGGCCACCCTGCCCCTCGACGTGATCTCCGAGATCGAATGGGCGAAGGCCCGAATGATTCCCGCGTCCGACTACGCGGCGCAGGCAACCGCTGCAGCACGGCGCCTGCCGATCGACGCGACGGCGATCGCCGATCTTTATCAGCGGTACGAACAGGAGAAGTTGGCGCGCCGCATGGTCGACTTCGACGACATCTTGCGTCTCGCCACCCGCGACCTCGAGGCCGACGCCGAGTACGCAGCCGCGAGACGGTGGCGCTTCCGACACCTGTTCGTCGACGAGTTCCAGGACGTGAACCCCTTGCAGTTCCGCCTGTTGCAAGCGTGGGTCGGCGGCGTGCCCGACCTGTGCGTCGTCGGCGACCCCAACCAGGCGATCTATGCGTGGAACGGCGCTGACTCCCGCTACCTCGACGATTTCGAAACGCTCTTTCCGGGCGCCCAGACCATCGACCTCTCCGACAATTACCGCTCGACCCCCCAGATCCTCGGTCTGGCCAACACCGTGCTCACCCTCGCGCCGTCGCGCCGCTTCGACCTGCAGCCCAATCGCCCCGACGGCGCAGTTCCGACGATCGCTTCCTACGACTCCGAAACCGCGGAGGCTCAGGGGGTCGCCCGAGCGGCACGTGACGCTCACCGCCCAGGCGACCGGTGGGGAGATCAGGCGGTGCTCGTGCGCACAAATGCCCAGCTCGCCGTGTTCGAGGAGGCGTTTTCGAAAGCGCGGATCCCCTTCCGCAGCCGGGGCAAGGGGCGCTTCCTCGACCAGCCAGAAATCAAATCGGCGCTGTCGCGGCTCAAACGCTCGGGCGGGCAGTTGTCCACGCGGTTGAGCGATCTCGATGAGGCGCTCGCCTCAGGCGCAGACCTGGACGGTGAGCGACTCGCAGAGGACCGCTTGGCCAATGTCGCCGAACTGGTGCGCCTCGGTCGGGAGTATCTCGACCTCGAACCGGGCGGTGACGTGGCGGGGTTCGGTTCGTTCCTGCGCACCTCGCTTCGCAGCGACGACGGAACCGGCGGCACCGACGCGGTCGAGCTGGCGACGTTCCACGCGGCCAAGGGCCTTGAGTGGCCGACGGTGTACGTGTGCGGGCTCGAAAAAGGGCTCGTCCCCATCCACTACGCCGAGACCTCCGAGTCGGTCGCGGAGGAGATTCGCCTCTTCTACGTCGCGGTCACGCGAGCCGAGCGTCACCTCCGGCTGTCGTGGTGCGAGAAGCGTTCCTTCGGTTCCCGCGTCCAGTCGCGCGAGCGTTCACCGCTGCTCGACACCGTCGAACTCGCCATCGAACTGCTCCGCGAGAACACGCGCCCGGTCGACTTGCAGGCATCGATCGCAGCACTTGGAGCACAGCGCGCCAGGCTGCGCAGCACCGACGGCGGGCCACGGCCTCAACGCTCTCGCCGCGGCGCAGCGCTCGACGATCTGAGCGCCGAGGAGCGAAAGCTGATGGACGAACTCAGGGCCTGGCGTAAAGACCTCGCACGCCTCGCCAACGCGCCGGCGTTCACCATCTTCAGCGACCAGACGCTCATCGAAATCGTTCGCACCGCGCCGTCCAACCGTCGCGAGTTGCTGGCAGTGAACGGGGTCGGGCCGGTCAAGGTCGAACGCTACGGCGACGACCTGCTGCGCATCATCGCCTCACACGGCTGA